The uncultured Desulfatiglans sp. DNA window GCCGCACTTCGTGACCATCCACGCCGAGGCGATGGACCCCATCCTCGAGGAGATCCCAGACGATATCATGGGCTCGACCCGCATCCTGGCCGTGACCGTTCTGACCAGCCTCCATTCGGACAAACTCATCCGCTTCGGCTGCGATCCCAGGCTTGCAGCAGACATTCCGGCCCTCGTGCTCATGCGCGCCAGGGCTGCCAAAGAAGCCGGCTGTCATGGGGTGGTCTGCTCCGGACAGGAAGTGCGTGCGATCAAGGCCGCCTTCGGCCCCGGTTTCATCGCCGTAACACCGGGGATCCGGCCTGCCTGGTCGATGGTGGCCGGCGACGATCAAAAGCGGATCGTCACGGCCGCCGAGGCCGTTCGACTTGGAGCGGATTACCTTGTGGTGGGACGCCCCATCCGCGATGCCGCGGATCCGGCCGAAGCGGCCGACAGGCTGGCGGAAGAAATCGCCTCAGCGCTTTGACGCCAACTTATCCCGATGCACGGCCATGAGGGTCACCATCGCCTTGGCCGCCAGTTGCTCCACTCCCTCGGCGCGGTCGTAGACCTCCGATTCGGCGATGATGACCTGCCTGCCCCCGCGAAGCACCTTTGAAAGGCAGGTGAGGCGGTCACCGTAAGCGGGCCTCAGAAAATTGATCTTGAACTCGATGCTGAGGATCTGAAATTCGGGTGGTACGATCGTAAAGGCCGCATAGCCCGCTGTATGGTCAGCCATGGTGGCCATGAGGCCCGCATGGATGAATCCGTCCTGCTGCCGGTGGCAGGGCGCGATCTCCACCTCCGAGCAGAACCTTCCGGCCGTGGCCTCACGCGCCTTGAGATGGCAGTATTCGATGAAGCCGCGCTCGAAATCCCTCATCAGAAAGGCGGCACGCTCCGCCGATATGTCCCCCTTCATAGACCGCCCTCAGCGCAAAGCGCCCTGATCCCCCTGGACCGGGGCGCTTCAAACCTACATGCAGATGGACGCCGGGATGAACAAAAAAGACCATCTCCGGAAGAAAATGCACTTGCGCCTATCCGTTGAGTGATCCTTCAATCCCACCCAGCCTCCAATCCGGAAAGGAGAACTTTTTGTCAACATCGAGGAAATCGCGCGCTTGCGCGGAGGCGCCCTGCGGGTCGCCGCACAGGCAAACATGCAGATGGACGCCGAGATCGGCAAAAAAGACCATTTCCGGAAGGGAGCGAGGCTACTTGCCGAGCTGCGACAGGAGATCAGCCGAGACCTCCTTCACCCCGGGGCGCCCGTCCAGCTCGATGATCCGTGGTTTGCCGCCGCGCTCGGCCGACAGCTTCTTGTAGAAGAGGATGGCCGCCATCGTCCCGGTCTTCTCATCGTAATAGATGTTGTGGCGTTGATCGATGGCTTCCTCGTCCTGGTCATCGCTGCGGGTCTTGAGGTCTCCGCCGCAGACCCGGCACTTGTCCCCGTTCGGCTTGATGGCATCGATGAAGATGTTGTTCGGGTGGTTGTTGTCGTTGACGCACAGGCGCCGTCCCATGATGCGGTTCTTCGCGATCTGCCGGTCCAGAACCATTTCGATCACGATATCGAGATCGATTTTTTCTGCGCCCAAGGCCTTGTCGAGTTCCTGGGCCTGCGTGAGATTGCGGGGGAAGCCGTCCAGGAGCCAGCCGTTCTTGCAGTCGGGTTCCTTCAACCGGCTCAGGATCATGGGAATGGTAATGCTGTCCGGGACCAGTTCCCCGCGGTCGATGTAGCCCTTGGCCTCTTTGCCGAGGTCCGTCCCGCGGCCGATGTTGTCTCGAAAGATGACACCCGTCTCGATGTGGGGGATCCCGAACTTTTCCTTGACGATGGCGCCCTGTGTACCCTTTCCGCTGCCGTTGGGACCGAAAAACAGTATCTTCATTCTTTTCCTCTCCTTTTCACTATAATTTGTGGCTCTCAGACTACGATCCACCCCTGGAATCACCATTGACCCGCCGTGCACCCCTTGCCCGGCACGCTTCCCGGAAAAACCCTCTCAACACCGCCCGAAAATAGGAGATCGGAGGCCCTCTGTCAAGCCTTAAGCCCGCCCGAGAAAATCCGGCATCAACGTATGCCCCGCCTTGTAGAGGATGCCGCTCGCAGCGGCGTTTTTCTCGGTAAAACCCCCGTGGCTCGTTGAACGGGCCAAATCTTCCGGGCCGGCCCAGGCGAACGGAGCGGGCTCACGGCTGTGGGTCTTGAGGCAGATGGGGGTGAAGTGGTCGCTCGCGACCATCACACGAAAAGACGAGCAGGCGGAAAGCCCTTCGAGGACGGTACCGACGACCTTTTCGTCAAAGGCCTCGATCGCCCGGATCTTTTCCTCGAGGCTTCCGTTGTGGCTCGCTTCATCGGGGGCCTCCACATGGACAAGCACGAAGTCATGCGTCGCGAGGGCCTCGATCGCGGCCTCGCCCTTGCCCCTGTAGTTGGTATCGAGGTATCCGGTGGCCCCCTCGACGAAAATCGGATCGAAACCAGCGTAAATGCCGATCCCCCGCAGGAGGTCCACCGCCGAAATGACGCCGCCGGTCAACCCGAAGCGTTCCGTGAAACGCGGCAGCCGCGGCGCCCGCCCCTGTCCCCAGAGCCAGACGGAATTGGCTTCGAGGCGTCCGTCGGCGCGCCTCCGCCGGTTGACGGGATGCTCCCGCAGGATAGGCCACGAAGAGCGGATCAGGCCTTGGACGGGGGTCGCACCGCCCGTCTCGAGGTAAGCGGCCATATCGCGTCCCAGAACGTCGTGCGGGGGGATCGTTCGGGCATCCAGGGGACCGGACGACCAGACCAGCAGATGGCGATAGGCGACGCCCGGGTAGATGCGGATGCCCGGCGACTCGAGCCCTGCCTGGAGCAAGGGGATCATCTCCCGCGACTCGGCCGTGGTGATGTCGCCCGAACTGTGGCTGACCATCAGGATCTCGCCGTTCGGACGCCAGTCCAACGTAACCAGGTTCATCCGAAAAGCGACGTCCTCCGGGGCGAGGCTCACCCCGAGGCTTGCGGCCTCGAGGGGGGACCGGCCCGAATGGTATACGCGCGGGTCGTAACCGAGCAGGCACAGGTTGGCCACATCGCTCCCGGGTTCCATCCCCTCCGGGATCGTCTGGACCAGCCCCATGCGCCCTTGCGCAATGCGGTCCATATGGGGGGTGTGCGCCGCCTCGAGGGGCGTCCGGCCGTCCAACTCCTCGATGGGGTAATCCGCCATGCCGTCTCCCACAAGCAGCACGTAGCGGCTTCGCGGGGTCTC harbors:
- the adk gene encoding Adenylate kinase; the protein is MKILFFGPNGSGKGTQGAIVKEKFGIPHIETGVIFRDNIGRGTDLGKEAKGYIDRGELVPDSITIPMILSRLKEPDCKNGWLLDGFPRNLTQAQELDKALGAEKIDLDIVIEMVLDRQIAKNRIMGRRLCVNDNNHPNNIFIDAIKPNGDKCRVCGGDLKTRSDDQDEEAIDQRHNIYYDEKTGTMAAILFYKKLSAERGGKPRIIELDGRPGVKEVSADLLSQLGK
- the pyrF gene encoding Orotidine 5'-phosphate decarboxylase, with the protein product MKTPKDYIIFPLDLPDYEQALGMVDRLRGHVGLFKVGLELFIAEGPKVLEAIRSRGGAGIFLDLKLNDIPATVKRALSASARYQPHFVTIHAEAMDPILEEIPDDIMGSTRILAVTVLTSLHSDKLIRFGCDPRLAADIPALVLMRARAAKEAGCHGVVCSGQEVRAIKAAFGPGFIAVTPGIRPAWSMVAGDDQKRIVTAAEAVRLGADYLVVGRPIRDAADPAEAADRLAEEIASAL
- a CDS encoding conserved hypothetical protein (Evidence 4 : Unknown function but conserved in other organisms); translation: MKGDISAERAAFLMRDFERGFIEYCHLKAREATAGRFCSEVEIAPCHRQQDGFIHAGLMATMADHTAGYAAFTIVPPEFQILSIEFKINFLRPAYGDRLTCLSKVLRGGRQVIIAESEVYDRAEGVEQLAAKAMVTLMAVHRDKLASKR
- the apgM gene encoding putative 2,3-bisphosphoglycerate-independent phosphoglycerate mutase (Evidence 3 : Putative function from multiple computational evidences); the encoded protein is MDSKETPRSRYVLLVGDGMADYPIEELDGRTPLEAAHTPHMDRIAQGRMGLVQTIPEGMEPGSDVANLCLLGYDPRVYHSGRSPLEAASLGVSLAPEDVAFRMNLVTLDWRPNGEILMVSHSSGDITTAESREMIPLLQAGLESPGIRIYPGVAYRHLLVWSSGPLDARTIPPHDVLGRDMAAYLETGGATPVQGLIRSSWPILREHPVNRRRRADGRLEANSVWLWGQGRAPRLPRFTERFGLTGGVISAVDLLRGIGIYAGFDPIFVEGATGYLDTNYRGKGEAAIEALATHDFVLVHVEAPDEASHNGSLEEKIRAIEAFDEKVVGTVLEGLSACSSFRVMVASDHFTPICLKTHSREPAPFAWAGPEDLARSTSHGGFTEKNAAASGILYKAGHTLMPDFLGRA